The following are from one region of the Amylibacter sp. IMCC11727 genome:
- a CDS encoding SseB family protein, which translates to MTPLDTAQAAMDAAPEDTTKRMAFYERVADSELFLVLETEPTDDKIQPALFPVEDEHYALVFDSESRMTEFTQNPTPFLSMAGRQITAMLAGQNIGLGLNLAVAPSSMLLPASAVTWLHETLGTAPEAAEATPSAIYPPGQLPETLITALDTKLATMTGLAKFAYLAEIEYENRPRTHVMAFIDAIPDAEPAIAAAMSEALTFSGIEAGSLDVIFLSATHQLSAALAKNGLRFDLPQPAEPTTQTITAPGSNPDKPPILR; encoded by the coding sequence ATGACCCCTCTCGACACTGCCCAAGCCGCCATGGACGCCGCGCCCGAAGACACCACAAAACGCATGGCGTTTTACGAACGTGTGGCTGACAGCGAGTTGTTTCTCGTGCTTGAAACGGAACCCACTGACGACAAAATCCAACCCGCATTGTTCCCCGTCGAAGATGAACACTACGCCCTGGTCTTTGACAGCGAAAGCCGCATGACCGAATTCACCCAGAACCCCACGCCGTTTCTGTCTATGGCAGGCCGCCAAATCACTGCCATGCTTGCGGGTCAAAATATCGGCCTTGGCCTCAATCTTGCCGTCGCCCCATCCTCCATGCTGCTCCCCGCCAGCGCAGTGACGTGGCTCCACGAAACCCTCGGCACCGCTCCCGAAGCAGCCGAGGCAACCCCCAGCGCGATTTACCCCCCAGGCCAGCTTCCAGAAACGCTTATCACCGCGCTAGATACTAAACTCGCCACCATGACGGGTCTTGCCAAATTCGCCTATCTCGCTGAAATCGAATACGAAAACCGCCCACGCACGCATGTGATGGCCTTCATTGATGCCATCCCAGATGCCGAACCTGCCATCGCCGCCGCCATGTCCGAAGCCCTCACATTCTCAGGGATTGAAGCAGGCAGCCTCGATGTGATTTTCCTCTCTGCCACCCATCAACTCAGCGCCGCACTCGCCAAAAATGGCCTGCGCTTTGATCTGCCACAACCAGCGGAACCCACCACGCAAACGATAACGGCTCCAGGATCAAACCCCGACAAACCACCCATCCTACGCTAA
- a CDS encoding glyoxylate/hydroxypyruvate reductase A has product MINVLFSARDALWPQYQPVLEAEFAKLGIEVNLVQETDAPETVDYLIYAPLRDDDDLSVYSNLKLIQSLWAGPDKLLRNKTLTQPLARMVDPGMTQGMIDYVMGHILRHHLHTDAFVQAEEWLTDVAPPLPSQRTVAFLGIGELGMTCAVAARDYGFNVLGWSRTLKTDAPIDCFAGDDGLHHVLGQADIVVTLMPATPATDGIIGADAVAAMKDGAAIINPGRGELIDDDALLAGLRSGKLSGATLDVFREEPLPRGHPYWAEPSVLVTPHIASETRVPTSSAVAAANIARVVRGEPVLYLVDPALKY; this is encoded by the coding sequence ATGATTAACGTTTTGTTTTCGGCCCGCGATGCGCTGTGGCCGCAATATCAACCTGTGCTGGAGGCGGAGTTCGCAAAGTTGGGGATTGAGGTTAATTTGGTGCAGGAAACAGATGCACCAGAAACCGTGGATTATCTGATCTATGCGCCCTTGCGCGATGATGATGATCTGAGCGTTTATTCCAATTTGAAACTGATCCAGAGCCTTTGGGCGGGGCCCGATAAACTGTTGCGCAACAAGACGTTGACCCAGCCGCTAGCACGGATGGTGGACCCTGGCATGACGCAAGGGATGATTGATTATGTAATGGGGCATATCCTGCGCCATCACTTGCACACGGATGCGTTTGTTCAGGCAGAAGAATGGTTAACGGATGTGGCCCCGCCCCTGCCATCGCAGCGCACGGTTGCGTTTCTGGGCATTGGAGAATTGGGCATGACCTGTGCCGTTGCGGCGCGGGATTACGGGTTTAACGTGCTGGGGTGGAGCCGCACGTTGAAAACAGACGCCCCAATAGACTGTTTTGCGGGAGATGATGGGTTGCACCACGTATTGGGGCAAGCGGACATTGTGGTGACCTTGATGCCCGCGACACCCGCGACGGATGGGATCATTGGTGCAGATGCAGTGGCGGCCATGAAAGACGGTGCGGCGATCATCAATCCCGGCCGTGGAGAGTTGATCGACGATGACGCCCTGTTGGCTGGATTGCGGTCTGGGAAGCTGTCAGGGGCGACTCTGGACGTGTTTCGCGAGGAGCCCTTGCCCCGTGGCCATCCCTATTGGGCAGAACCGAGTGTTTTGGTGACGCCGCATATCGCGTCTGAAACCCGTGTTCCCACATCAAGCGCGGTGGCGGCGGCGAATATTGCGCGAGTTGTGCGCGGCGAGCCGGTTTTGTATCTGGTGGATCCTGCACTAAAATATTGA
- the rodA gene encoding rod shape-determining protein RodA, translating into MSYMNVSSHSVPTGLSKVLYFNWPLALLLTAVASTGFLMLYSVSGGDIERWAEPQIIRFCLGAGVMVFMAFVPISFWREISIVAYIVGIALLLAVPYIGETRGGAQRWIDLGFMTLQPSELMKIGVVMALAFYYDWLEERRISHPLWVLIPIAVILLPAFLVLGQPDLGTALLIIMGGAIMMFIAGVHWGYFLAAILSVTLLVTGVFTSKGTEYQLLKDYQYKRIETFIDPSSDPLGSGYHITQSKIALGSGGMTGRGFMQGTQQRLNFLPEKHTDFIFTTLGEEFGFVGGIVLLGLYGLILLFCYVSALANRDRYGSLVTIGVGTTFFFYFAVNMSMVMGLAPVVGVPLPLVSYGGSAMMVLLIAFGLVQSAHVHRPR; encoded by the coding sequence ATGAGCTATATGAACGTGTCATCCCATTCTGTGCCAACAGGGTTGTCCAAAGTGCTGTATTTCAACTGGCCTTTGGCGTTGTTGCTGACGGCGGTGGCCAGCACCGGTTTCTTGATGCTGTATTCCGTATCTGGCGGGGATATCGAACGCTGGGCCGAGCCACAGATCATTCGGTTCTGTCTGGGGGCGGGTGTCATGGTGTTCATGGCTTTTGTGCCCATCAGTTTTTGGCGCGAAATCAGTATTGTCGCCTATATCGTTGGGATCGCGCTGTTGTTGGCGGTGCCCTATATCGGGGAAACGCGCGGGGGGGCGCAGCGGTGGATTGATCTGGGTTTTATGACCCTGCAACCGTCAGAATTGATGAAAATCGGCGTCGTGATGGCGTTGGCGTTTTATTATGATTGGCTGGAAGAACGGCGCATTTCCCATCCGCTTTGGGTGCTTATTCCCATTGCCGTGATCCTATTGCCTGCATTTTTAGTGTTGGGACAGCCTGATTTGGGGACCGCGTTGCTAATCATTATGGGCGGCGCGATCATGATGTTTATCGCGGGGGTCCATTGGGGGTATTTTCTGGCTGCTATTCTGTCGGTGACGCTGTTGGTGACGGGGGTGTTTACGTCCAAAGGGACGGAATATCAGCTGCTCAAAGACTATCAATATAAGCGGATTGAAACCTTTATTGATCCGTCAAGCGATCCGCTGGGATCAGGCTATCACATCACGCAGTCAAAAATTGCGCTGGGGTCTGGCGGGATGACGGGGCGTGGGTTTATGCAAGGCACGCAGCAGCGGTTGAACTTTTTGCCTGAAAAACACACGGATTTCATTTTTACCACATTGGGTGAGGAGTTTGGGTTTGTCGGCGGGATTGTTCTGCTGGGGCTTTATGGACTGATCCTGTTGTTCTGTTACGTGTCCGCACTGGCCAATCGAGATAGGTATGGATCGTTGGTGACCATTGGGGTTGGAACCACGTTCTTTTTCTATTTTGCGGTCAATATGTCAATGGTTATGGGGTTGGCCCCTGTTGTCGGGGTTCCCTTACCGCTGGTGAGTTATGGGGGATCGGCGATGATGGTGTTGCTGATCGCGTTTGGGCTGGTACAAAGTGCCCATGTTCACCGCCCACGATAG
- the mrdA gene encoding penicillin-binding protein 2 has translation MRRPQKPGRLRQMLTRRAIVLAGMQAGVIGTLGWQMRRISVEQNQSFRLLAEENRVNIRLIPPVRGLVFDRLGKPLAYNEPNYKIEMVREQADDPEAVLRRLATIVPITDEDIALALEEMRKRRGFVPVTVAQDLDWEHIAAVSANAPALPGISPELGHYRIYPQADDFAHIMGFVGPVSDYDLSRTDDDDPLLLIPRFQIGKNGIEKQIEKPLRGKAGVKRIEVNSIGRVMRVLGREESKAGVNVQLTIDHRLQKYALERLGDDSASAVVMDVRNGDLLTIASAPSFDPNKFVRGISVADFKELNENKYKPMLNKAITGTYPPGSTFKMVTALAALKGGFMTPNEKVRCNGYIELYNRRFHCWRRGGHGRMGLHDSLKQSCDVYYYEVAQKVGIENISAMAKQLGLGVKHDLELPAVREGSAPTKAWKKARKDAEWVIGDTLNASIGQGFVLSSPMQLAVMAARLGTGTQISPRLVNAIDNRPQPVKGREPLDIDPDHIEAVQKAMFAVVNERGGTAAGSAIKRKDWKMAGKTGTSQVRFITKEERARGVIRNEDLPWERRDHALFVAYAPADNPRFAISVVVEHGGGGSKAAAPIARDIMQKALELGEDNGYRALPTDVRAGRPIKDDKA, from the coding sequence ATGAGACGCCCACAAAAACCAGGACGCTTGCGCCAAATGCTGACGCGCCGTGCCATTGTGTTGGCAGGGATGCAGGCGGGCGTGATCGGCACGCTTGGCTGGCAGATGCGGCGTATTTCGGTGGAGCAGAACCAATCGTTTCGCCTGCTTGCCGAAGAAAACCGTGTGAACATTCGCCTGATCCCACCTGTGCGCGGATTGGTGTTTGATCGATTGGGCAAGCCGCTGGCGTATAACGAACCGAACTATAAGATCGAAATGGTACGCGAACAGGCCGATGACCCCGAAGCCGTATTGCGCCGTTTGGCCACGATTGTCCCAATCACGGACGAAGATATCGCGCTGGCGTTAGAAGAAATGCGCAAGCGGCGCGGATTTGTTCCTGTAACTGTGGCGCAGGATTTGGATTGGGAACACATCGCCGCCGTGAGTGCCAATGCACCCGCGCTGCCAGGAATTTCGCCCGAGTTAGGGCACTATAGGATCTATCCGCAAGCTGATGATTTTGCGCACATAATGGGGTTTGTTGGCCCCGTTTCCGACTATGATCTGAGCCGAACAGATGATGATGATCCGTTGCTGCTGATCCCGCGGTTTCAGATCGGTAAGAACGGTATTGAAAAGCAGATTGAGAAACCCCTGCGCGGCAAGGCAGGTGTGAAACGGATTGAAGTCAATTCAATCGGTCGTGTGATGCGCGTTTTGGGCCGTGAAGAAAGCAAAGCTGGCGTCAATGTTCAGCTGACCATTGATCACCGATTGCAGAAATATGCGTTGGAACGGTTGGGAGATGACAGCGCGTCTGCTGTGGTTATGGATGTGCGCAACGGGGATTTGTTGACCATTGCCTCTGCGCCCAGTTTCGACCCCAACAAATTCGTGCGCGGGATTTCTGTAGCCGACTTTAAAGAGCTGAATGAAAACAAATACAAACCCATGCTGAACAAGGCGATCACGGGGACGTATCCCCCCGGATCGACGTTCAAGATGGTAACGGCGCTGGCCGCGTTGAAGGGGGGCTTTATGACCCCCAACGAAAAAGTACGCTGTAATGGATATATTGAGCTTTATAATCGGCGGTTCCATTGCTGGCGGCGCGGTGGTCACGGGCGTATGGGGCTGCATGACAGCCTGAAGCAATCCTGTGATGTGTATTATTACGAAGTGGCGCAGAAGGTGGGGATTGAAAACATCTCGGCCATGGCAAAGCAGCTGGGTCTGGGTGTGAAGCACGATCTGGAGCTGCCCGCGGTGCGCGAGGGATCGGCCCCCACAAAGGCATGGAAAAAAGCCCGCAAAGATGCGGAGTGGGTGATCGGGGATACGTTGAATGCGTCGATTGGACAGGGATTTGTGCTGTCTTCGCCCATGCAACTGGCGGTGATGGCCGCGCGGTTGGGGACAGGGACACAAATTTCGCCCCGATTGGTGAATGCCATTGATAACCGCCCACAGCCCGTAAAGGGGCGTGAGCCATTGGATATTGATCCCGACCACATTGAAGCCGTGCAAAAGGCCATGTTTGCCGTGGTGAATGAGCGTGGCGGCACAGCGGCGGGATCTGCGATCAAACGAAAAGATTGGAAGATGGCGGGGAAAACCGGCACGTCACAGGTGCGGTTTATCACCAAAGAAGAGCGCGCACGCGGCGTGATCCGCAATGAGGATTTGCCGTGGGAACGGCGCGATCATGCGTTGTTTGTGGCCTATGCCCCTGCGGACAATCCACGGTTTGCCATTTCAGTGGTTGTAGAACACGGCGGTGGCGGGTCCAAGGCAGCCGCGCCGATTGCGCGTGATATCATGCAAAAGGCGCTGGAGCTGGGGGAAGACAACGGCTATCGCGCGTTGCCCACGGATGTTCGCGCGGGGCGTCCGATCAAGGATGACAAAGCATGA
- the mreC gene encoding rod shape-determining protein MreC: MAVQNDSEVHFRRVVRRVLVSVLLVFLFAMFLIWRIDNPRAERFRMAVIDKVVPNLEWVLAPVAHVSNMIADAQSYSRIYQQNQELRRELQRMKQFQEAARQLEQKNAKLLDLNNVQLNPKLTYTTGVVMTDSGSPFRQSALINIGRHDGVVDGWAAMDGLGLVGRISGVGKDSSRVLFVTDSSSRIPVEVTPSGRKAILAGDNTAFPPLEFLDGVDQVRAGDRVFTTGDGGVFPTDLLVGAVVITNDGRLRVKLAADYRRLEFLRIIRHLPAAPISEPGRLVGPTLPGQVQVSE, translated from the coding sequence ATGGCCGTACAGAACGACAGTGAGGTCCATTTCCGCCGCGTTGTGCGGCGTGTTTTGGTGTCTGTGCTGTTGGTGTTTCTGTTCGCGATGTTCCTGATCTGGCGCATTGATAACCCCCGAGCAGAGCGGTTTCGTATGGCCGTTATTGACAAGGTTGTGCCCAATTTGGAATGGGTGCTGGCCCCTGTTGCGCATGTATCCAATATGATTGCCGATGCACAAAGCTATTCGCGGATTTATCAGCAAAACCAAGAGCTTCGCCGTGAATTGCAGCGAATGAAACAGTTTCAAGAAGCAGCGCGGCAATTGGAACAGAAAAACGCAAAGTTGTTGGATTTGAACAATGTGCAGCTGAACCCCAAGCTGACCTATACCACGGGTGTGGTGATGACAGACAGCGGCAGCCCGTTTCGGCAATCGGCCCTGATCAACATTGGTCGCCATGATGGCGTGGTTGATGGATGGGCGGCCATGGATGGGCTGGGTCTTGTGGGGCGCATTTCGGGTGTGGGCAAAGACAGTTCGCGGGTTTTATTTGTTACAGATAGTTCGAGCCGCATTCCCGTAGAGGTGACGCCATCGGGGCGCAAAGCCATTTTGGCAGGGGACAATACGGCGTTTCCACCGTTGGAGTTTTTGGACGGTGTGGATCAGGTTCGTGCAGGGGATCGTGTGTTTACCACGGGGGATGGCGGCGTGTTTCCAACCGATTTGTTGGTGGGTGCGGTTGTTATCACCAATGATGGGCGGTTGCGGGTGAAATTGGCGGCAGATTATCGCCGATTGGAATTCCTGCGCATCATTCGCCATTTGCCCGCTGCACCGATTTCCGAACCAGGGAGATTGGTGGGGCCGACCTTGCCTGGACAAGTGCAAGTGAGTGAGTGA
- a CDS encoding rod shape-determining protein → MFGSLSGIFSADMAIDLGTANTLVYVKGKGIVLNEPSVVAYTIKDGVKKALAFGEDAKLMLGRTPGSIEAIRPMRDGVIADFDVAEEMIKHFIRKVHKRSTLTKPRVIVCVPHGATPVEKRAIRQSVLSAGARKAGLIAEPIAAAIGAGMPITDPTGSMVVDIGGGTTEVAVMSLGDIVYARSVRVGGDRMDEAIISYLRRQQNLLVGESTAERIKTSIGTARMPEDGRGTALEIRGRDLLNGVPKETEITQAQVADALAEPVQQICEAVMTALESTPPDLAADIVDRGVMLTGGGALLGELDLALREQTGLAISVADESLNCVALGTGKSLEYEKQLLHVIDFDS, encoded by the coding sequence ATGTTTGGAAGTTTATCTGGTATTTTTTCGGCTGACATGGCCATTGATTTGGGAACGGCGAACACGCTTGTTTACGTCAAAGGCAAGGGCATCGTTTTGAACGAGCCGTCTGTTGTGGCCTATACCATCAAGGACGGCGTGAAAAAGGCGCTGGCGTTTGGTGAAGATGCGAAATTGATGCTGGGGCGAACACCTGGATCAATCGAGGCGATCCGCCCAATGCGCGATGGGGTTATCGCGGATTTTGATGTTGCCGAAGAGATGATCAAACATTTCATCCGCAAAGTTCACAAACGTTCCACGCTGACAAAACCCCGTGTGATTGTCTGTGTTCCACACGGGGCGACCCCTGTTGAAAAGCGCGCCATTCGCCAATCTGTTTTGTCTGCGGGTGCGCGCAAGGCTGGCCTGATTGCAGAACCGATTGCAGCGGCTATTGGGGCGGGTATGCCGATTACCGATCCAACGGGCAGCATGGTTGTGGATATTGGCGGCGGAACCACCGAGGTGGCTGTGATGTCGCTGGGTGATATTGTGTATGCGCGGTCCGTGCGTGTGGGCGGCGACCGTATGGACGAAGCGATTATTTCTTATTTACGTCGTCAGCAGAACCTTTTGGTGGGGGAAAGCACGGCGGAGCGGATCAAGACATCTATCGGCACAGCGCGTATGCCAGAAGATGGACGTGGGACAGCATTGGAAATTCGGGGGCGCGACCTGTTGAATGGTGTGCCCAAAGAAACAGAGATTACACAGGCGCAAGTGGCCGATGCGTTGGCCGAGCCTGTACAACAGATTTGCGAAGCGGTGATGACCGCGCTTGAATCCACACCGCCCGATTTGGCCGCGGATATTGTGGATCGCGGTGTGATGCTAACGGGTGGCGGTGCGTTGTTGGGCGAATTGGATTTGGCGCTGCGCGAGCAGACGGGTCTGGCCATTTCGGTGGCGGATGAGAGCCTGAATTGTGTGGCGCTCGGCACGGGTAAGTCGCTGGAGTATGAAAAACAGCTGCTTCATGTTATTGATTTCGATAGCTAA
- a CDS encoding 2-isopropylmalate synthase, giving the protein MTDTAKQDHVLIFDTTLRDGEQSPGATMSHTEKLEIAQMLDEMGVDIIEAGFPIASEGDFNAVSEIARQSQNSVICGLARADFRDIDRCWEAVKHARRPRIHTFIGTSPLHRAIPNLTQDEMVVRIHDTVSHARNLCDNVQWSPMDATRTEDDYLCRVVETAIKAGATTINIPDTVGYTAPRESAELIRMLIENVPGADEIVFATHCHNDLGMATANSLAAVEAGARQVECTINGLGERAGNTALEEVVMALKVRNDIMPYQTKIDSTKIMNISRRVASVSGFAVQFNKAIVGKNAFAHESGIHQDGMLKNAETFEIMRPEDVGLAETNLVLGKHSGRAALRAKLKDLGYELADNQLKDVFVRFKALADRKKEVFDDDLIALMSDETTNAEHDRIKVRSLRVVCGTHGPQEADLTLTIDGVDQSVTATGDGPVDATFNAVKALFKHDARLQLYNVAAVTEGTDAQATVSVRMEENGKIAVGSSADTDTVVASCKAYVNALNKLLVRREKAGGDVAEVSYKDVS; this is encoded by the coding sequence ATGACCGATACAGCCAAACAAGACCACGTCTTGATTTTTGACACCACATTGCGCGATGGCGAGCAATCGCCCGGTGCCACCATGAGCCACACCGAAAAGTTGGAAATTGCCCAAATGCTCGACGAGATGGGCGTGGACATCATCGAAGCGGGCTTTCCCATTGCATCTGAGGGGGATTTCAACGCGGTGAGTGAAATCGCGCGGCAATCCCAAAACTCTGTGATCTGTGGTCTGGCGCGGGCTGATTTTCGTGATATTGACCGCTGTTGGGAGGCTGTAAAACACGCACGCCGCCCGCGCATTCACACGTTTATTGGCACAAGCCCCTTGCACCGCGCGATTCCCAATCTGACGCAAGACGAGATGGTCGTGCGGATTCATGACACGGTGAGCCATGCGCGGAACCTGTGTGACAATGTGCAGTGGTCGCCCATGGATGCGACCCGCACCGAAGACGATTACCTGTGCCGCGTGGTGGAAACCGCGATCAAGGCCGGGGCAACGACAATCAACATTCCTGATACTGTTGGGTACACGGCGCCACGTGAAAGTGCGGAATTGATCCGTATGCTTATCGAAAATGTACCAGGTGCGGATGAGATTGTGTTCGCGACGCACTGCCACAACGATTTGGGCATGGCAACGGCAAATTCGCTGGCCGCCGTTGAAGCGGGTGCGCGGCAGGTTGAATGCACGATCAACGGTTTGGGGGAACGTGCGGGGAATACGGCGCTGGAAGAAGTGGTGATGGCGCTGAAAGTGCGCAATGACATCATGCCCTATCAAACGAAGATCGACAGCACAAAGATCATGAACATCAGCCGCCGTGTTGCGTCTGTTTCTGGATTTGCAGTGCAGTTCAATAAGGCCATTGTGGGTAAAAATGCCTTTGCGCATGAAAGCGGCATTCACCAAGATGGGATGCTGAAGAACGCCGAAACATTTGAAATTATGCGCCCCGAAGATGTGGGTTTGGCAGAAACCAATTTGGTTCTGGGCAAACATTCAGGCCGTGCAGCGTTGCGCGCTAAGTTGAAAGACCTCGGCTATGAGTTGGCTGACAATCAATTGAAAGACGTGTTTGTGCGGTTCAAGGCGCTGGCAGATCGTAAGAAGGAAGTGTTTGACGACGATCTGATCGCGTTGATGTCTGATGAAACAACGAATGCCGAGCATGATCGTATTAAGGTGCGGTCTTTGCGGGTGGTGTGTGGAACACATGGGCCACAAGAAGCGGATTTGACCCTGACCATTGATGGTGTGGATCAAAGCGTGACGGCCACAGGCGATGGCCCTGTGGATGCCACGTTTAACGCGGTAAAGGCGTTGTTCAAACATGATGCACGATTGCAGTTGTACAATGTGGCCGCCGTAACAGAAGGCACAGACGCGCAGGCAACGGTGTCCGTTCGCATGGAAGAAAATGGCAAAATCGCCGTTGGGTCTTCGGCGGATACGGATACGGTTGTGGCCAGTTGCAAAGCCTATGTGAACGCGCTGAACAAGCTGTTGGTGCGCCGTGAAAAGGCCGGTGGCGATGTGGCAGAGGTGTCTTATAAAGACGTATCCTAA
- a CDS encoding SDR family NAD(P)-dependent oxidoreductase, which produces MTTQSALGPSSRVLIIGASGGIGQACAIAAGNICGMMNVTMLSRAADDFDITDETSVAEHLGQLDGPFDAILIATGGLEVDGFAPEKSLRSIQSAAFEAQFALNAIGPALVFKHVSRLLPKDRPALIAALSARVGSIGDNQLGGWISYRAAKAALNQIIRTASIELTRSHPLSTCVAIHPGTVRTPLTEKYVGNNPAVAPATAGQNILDVLSNLRPSDTGQFFDWQGVPVEW; this is translated from the coding sequence ATGACAACCCAATCGGCCCTTGGCCCTTCTTCACGCGTATTGATTATCGGTGCATCTGGCGGCATTGGCCAAGCCTGCGCCATTGCGGCTGGCAATATCTGTGGCATGATGAATGTGACCATGCTGTCACGGGCCGCTGACGATTTTGACATCACGGATGAAACCTCGGTGGCAGAACACCTTGGTCAGCTTGATGGCCCCTTTGATGCCATCCTGATCGCCACAGGCGGGCTCGAAGTAGATGGCTTTGCCCCAGAAAAATCTTTGCGCAGCATTCAATCCGCCGCGTTTGAGGCTCAATTCGCGCTCAATGCCATTGGCCCAGCGCTTGTGTTCAAACATGTGTCGCGCCTTTTGCCCAAAGATCGACCCGCGCTGATTGCGGCGCTGTCGGCGCGGGTTGGCTCCATTGGGGACAATCAACTGGGCGGCTGGATCAGTTATCGCGCCGCAAAGGCTGCGCTAAACCAAATCATTCGCACCGCATCTATCGAACTTACCCGTTCGCATCCGTTGTCCACTTGTGTCGCCATTCATCCGGGCACGGTGCGCACGCCCCTTACCGAAAAATATGTGGGCAACAATCCCGCTGTTGCCCCGGCTACGGCGGGACAAAACATTCTGGATGTGCTGTCAAACCTTCGCCCATCTGACACGGGCCAATTCTTTGATTGGCAGGGGGTGCCCGTCGAATGGTAA
- a CDS encoding BLUF domain-containing protein — protein sequence MLNRVFYESRAISRFGPITLLSLQKRCVQRNLADGITSFMFSNQKRIFQVLEGPEDKVDATMARITDSRLHDTVKIRAVMRDTERKFQHWPFGATNTDDPEFKRVMTAGMMTDFFSLDVLQAERVLSIVASRKRRAVKVDEYSAKLRNFSRKRPPRGFFTVPDKPKPVKTGRVFFQNTKAQRAAGG from the coding sequence ATGTTAAACAGAGTATTCTATGAAAGCCGCGCCATAAGCCGATTTGGCCCGATCACATTGCTCAGTCTGCAAAAACGATGTGTGCAGCGCAATTTAGCGGATGGCATTACAAGTTTTATGTTTTCAAACCAAAAGCGGATTTTTCAAGTGCTGGAAGGGCCTGAGGATAAAGTGGATGCCACCATGGCGCGGATCACCGACAGCCGTTTGCATGATACGGTGAAAATCCGGGCGGTGATGCGAGACACGGAGCGTAAGTTTCAGCATTGGCCGTTTGGGGCAACAAACACGGACGATCCTGAATTTAAGCGGGTGATGACAGCGGGCATGATGACGGATTTCTTTTCTTTGGACGTGTTGCAAGCCGAACGGGTGCTGAGCATTGTTGCATCGCGCAAACGCCGTGCGGTGAAAGTGGATGAATATTCCGCGAAACTGCGCAATTTCAGCCGAAAGCGGCCACCGCGTGGGTTCTTTACTGTGCCAGATAAACCCAAACCTGTGAAAACTGGGCGTGTGTTTTTCCAAAACACCAAAGCGCAGCGTGCCGCTGGAGGTTAG
- a CDS encoding M48 family metalloprotease encodes MLKVAPILLALLYGVVYYRFSVWRTRAELDAKSTELADPKLRGMCDRMAEALDLDQVKVHIYEIEPVNGLAAPDGRIFITRGFFKKYTAGEVSVEEMASVIAHELGHVALGHSRRRMIDFSGQNAVRVALGMILGRIIPGVGPWLAGILASMLAARLSRQDEYEADAYAAALLTKIGVGVAPQKTLFEKLEALVGASGQPLAWLMSHPKTEDRIAAIEALEARWN; translated from the coding sequence ATGTTGAAGGTTGCTCCTATATTGCTCGCGCTGCTTTATGGCGTGGTTTACTATCGGTTTTCGGTCTGGCGCACCCGTGCAGAGTTGGATGCGAAGTCAACAGAATTGGCGGATCCCAAGTTGCGGGGCATGTGTGATCGAATGGCAGAGGCGCTCGATCTGGATCAGGTGAAGGTTCATATTTATGAAATTGAACCTGTGAATGGATTGGCAGCCCCTGATGGGCGGATTTTCATCACACGCGGTTTTTTCAAAAAATACACAGCGGGTGAGGTTTCGGTGGAAGAAATGGCCAGCGTGATTGCCCATGAATTGGGGCATGTGGCGCTGGGGCATTCGCGCAGACGGATGATTGATTTTTCGGGGCAGAATGCGGTGCGCGTGGCGCTTGGCATGATCCTTGGGCGCATTATTCCAGGGGTTGGGCCGTGGCTGGCGGGGATATTGGCGAGCATGTTGGCGGCGCGGTTGTCGCGACAAGACGAATATGAAGCGGATGCCTATGCGGCGGCGCTGTTGACCAAGATCGGTGTGGGCGTCGCCCCCCAAAAAACGCTGTTTGAAAAGTTGGAAGCCTTGGTTGGGGCCTCTGGTCAACCGCTGGCGTGGTTGATGAGCCATCCCAAGACCGAAGATCGAATTGCGGCGATCGAGGCCTTAGAAGCGCGCTGGAATTAA